The Leucobacter chromiiresistens genome has a window encoding:
- the dusB gene encoding tRNA dihydrouridine synthase DusB — protein MTSQTLDDTRLRIGPLALDVPVVLAPMAGITNTAFRRLCREYGAGLYVSEMITSRALVERTPASLRLIKHHESETPRSIQLYGVDPKTVSEAVRFLVDQDLADHIDLNFGCPVPKVTRKGGGSALPWKSDLFRAIVEGAVRAAGDIPLTVKMRKGIDEDHLTYLDAARAAEGAGVAAIALHGRTANQFYSGHADWSSIATLKETVTSVPVLGNGDIWSAEDAIRMVRETGCDGVVVGRGCLGRPWLFGDLAAAFRAEAGEISAEEAAAAIAKPALGFVMEAMRRHTELLVEFYDDDEAHACRDIRKHVAWYFKGYGVGGDTRRALAAVESIEQMDEIFATMDGSLPYPGEGAEGQRGRAGSPKRVVLPDRWLESRTSESIDYADLAQAERDDSGG, from the coding sequence ATGACTTCCCAGACTCTCGACGACACCCGTCTGCGCATCGGGCCGCTCGCGCTCGACGTGCCCGTCGTGCTCGCCCCCATGGCCGGCATCACGAACACCGCGTTCCGGCGTCTCTGCCGCGAGTACGGCGCAGGGCTCTACGTGAGCGAGATGATCACGAGTCGCGCCCTCGTCGAGCGCACCCCTGCGTCGCTCCGCCTCATCAAGCATCACGAGAGCGAGACTCCGCGCTCGATCCAGCTCTACGGCGTCGACCCGAAGACCGTCTCGGAGGCCGTACGGTTCCTGGTGGATCAGGATCTCGCCGACCACATCGACTTGAACTTCGGCTGCCCCGTGCCGAAGGTCACGCGCAAGGGCGGCGGCTCGGCGCTGCCGTGGAAGAGCGACCTCTTCCGCGCGATCGTCGAGGGCGCGGTGCGCGCAGCCGGCGACATTCCGCTGACGGTGAAGATGCGCAAGGGCATCGATGAGGATCACCTGACGTACCTCGACGCGGCGCGTGCCGCGGAGGGAGCCGGGGTGGCGGCGATCGCGCTGCACGGGCGCACGGCGAACCAGTTCTACTCGGGGCACGCCGACTGGAGCTCGATCGCGACCCTCAAGGAGACGGTGACGAGTGTGCCGGTGCTGGGCAACGGCGACATCTGGTCTGCGGAGGACGCGATCCGCATGGTGCGCGAGACCGGCTGCGACGGCGTCGTCGTGGGTCGCGGCTGCCTGGGCCGCCCATGGCTCTTCGGCGATCTCGCCGCGGCGTTCCGCGCGGAGGCCGGCGAGATCTCGGCGGAGGAGGCCGCCGCCGCGATCGCGAAGCCGGCGCTCGGCTTCGTCATGGAGGCGATGCGGCGTCATACCGAGCTGCTGGTCGAGTTCTACGACGACGATGAGGCGCACGCCTGCCGCGACATCAGGAAGCACGTCGCCTGGTACTTCAAGGGCTACGGCGTCGGCGGCGATACGCGCCGGGCGCTGGCGGCGGTCGAGTCGATCGAGCAGATGGACGAGATCTTCGCCACGATGGATGGTTCGCTGCCGTACCCGGGCGAGGGCGCCGAGGGCCAGCGCGGGCGCGCAGGCAGCCCGAAGCGGGTCGTGCTCCCGGATCGCTGGCTCGAGAGCCGCACGAGCGAG
- a CDS encoding isoprenyl transferase has product MHRAPSSLVPVDWTGEHPPVFAGQPPQHVAIVMDGNGRWANRRGLPRVEGHRMGEQALLDVVAGAIQAGVSHLSVYAFSTENWRRSPDEVRFLMGFNRDVLRRRRAQLDAWNVRMRWAGRRPKLWGSVINELQASERATRHNTGLTLTMCVNYGGRNEITDAVRAIASEVRAGRLSPNGITERTIERHLYVPELPNVDLFLRSSGEQRTSNFMLWQSAYAEMVFLDTLWPDFGRQQLWEAIGIYHERDRRFGGAVDTPTRS; this is encoded by the coding sequence ATGCATCGCGCCCCGTCCTCGCTCGTGCCGGTCGACTGGACCGGCGAGCACCCCCCGGTATTCGCCGGCCAGCCCCCGCAGCACGTCGCGATCGTGATGGACGGCAACGGGCGCTGGGCGAACCGACGGGGGCTGCCGCGCGTGGAGGGGCACCGCATGGGCGAGCAGGCCCTGCTCGATGTCGTCGCGGGCGCGATCCAGGCCGGCGTCTCGCACCTGAGCGTATACGCCTTCTCGACCGAGAACTGGCGCCGCTCGCCCGACGAGGTGCGGTTTCTCATGGGGTTCAATCGCGATGTGCTGCGCCGCCGCCGCGCGCAGCTCGACGCATGGAACGTGCGGATGCGCTGGGCGGGCCGGCGCCCGAAGCTCTGGGGGTCGGTGATCAACGAGTTGCAGGCCTCCGAGCGCGCGACCCGGCACAACACGGGGCTCACGCTCACCATGTGCGTGAACTACGGCGGCCGCAACGAGATCACCGATGCGGTGCGCGCCATCGCATCGGAGGTGCGCGCGGGCCGCCTCTCGCCGAACGGCATCACGGAGCGCACGATCGAGCGCCACCTGTACGTTCCCGAGCTGCCGAACGTCGATCTCTTCCTCCGCAGCTCCGGCGAGCAGCGCACGAGCAACTTCATGCTCTGGCAGTCGGCGTACGCGGAGATGGTCTTCCTCGACACGCTGTGGCCCGACTTCGGCCGGCAGCAGTTGTGGGAGGCGATCGGCATCTACCACGAGCGCGATCGCCGCTTCGGCGGTGCGGTCGACACGCCCACGCGATCCTGA